The DNA sequence CGCATCTTCGAGCCCTTCTTCACCACCAAGCAGCTCGGCCGCGGCACCGGCCTTGGTCTTTCCACCGTCCTCGGCATCGCCGAACGCGCCGGTGGGCGCGTGGAAGTGCACAGCGAGCTCAACCGCGGGACCACGTTCCGCGTCTTCCTGCCGCGGGTTCAGGCCGCCCCGGCCACCCCGTTCGCTTCTTCTTCGCTGGCGGCGCCCGGCGGCGGCAACGAAACCATTCTCCTGGCGGAAGACGAATCCGGAATCCGCGCCATGACGCGCGCCTACCTGGAGTCCCTCGGCTACAGTGTCCTCGAAGCCGCCGATGGATCGGAGGCCGTGGCGCGCTCCATCGAATACGGCGGGCCCATCCACCTGGTGCTCACCGACCTCCTCATGCCGGGCCTTCGCGGAGATGCCGTGGTGAAGGCCATCCGCGCCTATCGGCCGGGCATCAAGGCGCTCTACATGTCCGGCTACGCCGAGCCCGGCCTCGCGGAAACCGGCAACATCCTGTACAAGCCGTTCGACTTCCCTGAACTCGGCCGCCGCTTGCGCCTCGCCCTCGACGCCCGCCCCGCCGGCGACAGGCACGGCATGGACCCCGCCGCCGATTGAACCATGGAGACTCGGTCGCACCCGCCAAGGTGCCAACGGTCCGCGCTGCCTTCTCTGCGGCGCTGACCTGGAAGCGCGAAAAACCTGTCAAGCCCCCACAGCACCCCAATCTCGCCTAATCCACACAAATATCGCCAACTAAACTTTTCCCGCGCCTTCCCATTTCCCCAGCCCGCTCTGCTACCCTGAAAGCAGGCCCGCGCACACGCGCCGGTTTTCGCTCTTTGACAGGAACTCCTACGGGCTCAAGATTTTGCCTCCAACCCCTTTGAATCCGAAGATCTGGCGGGAATTTTCCGCCAACCCGCTGATTCCCAAAGACCACCCGGGGAGGGGGTGGGGTACCTTTACAATGCTCGCCATTGCGCGGACGCCCGGGGCCCAACGAAGCTGCTTCCTATTACTGGACCTGCATCAACCGGTCTGGTGGCCCGCGGCGTAAGCGCTGGGTTCCGGGCGATGAACGTAGCAAGCTCGCGAGGCGAGCGACACGGCAGCGTCGTCGTGGTATCCATTAGCGCGTGAAACTCAAGCTCGCCTGGATCGGCAAAACCAAAGAAGCGGCCATCGCCTCGCTGACCGCCGAATACCTGAAGCGGCTGGGCCGCTATGTCTCGACCGAAGGCATCGAGCTGAAAAGCGAAACCGCGCTCCGGGAGTTCGCGGCCAAGCAGCGCGCCACGCTCGTCCTGCTCGACGTCCGCGGCAAGCAGATGAGTTCGGAGGAATTGGCTGCGTTCTTCCGCGACCACCAGCAGCGCGGCACGCAAACACTGCTGTTCGCCATCGGGCCGGCCGGCGGCTTCACCGACGCCGCCCGGCGCGCCGCCGCCGTGCAGCTCTCGCTCGGCAAGATGACGCTGCCGCACGAATTGGCGCGCGTCGTCGTCGCGGAGCAGCTCTACCGGGCCTTCACCGTCCTCGCCGGGCATCCTTATCACCGGGGACACTAGGAAAGCCCACCGCAGAGGCGCGGAAAGCGCAGAGATCAGAAGCACGTGCCCCTGCGTCCTCTGCGGTGAAAAGTTTTACCTTCCCAAGCGCCCGATCAGGTAGAAGACGAGCGACAGCACCACGCTCAACAGCAGCGATGTGGCCAGCGGAAAGTAGAACGTGACGTTCTTGCCGCGGTAGACAATGTCGCCCGGCAAGCGGCCGATTGGCAGGTTGGTGCGGCCGGCCAGCATGAGCAGCAGGCCGACAAGCACGATCAGCGCTCCGAACATGACGAGCACTTTGCCCAGCGCAGGCATGGGTTGATTGTAGTCGCGAAGTGAACGGTGCGTTGGGGCCTGGACCGCGAGTGCTCGCCCGGGTTTCTCGGTTAATTCAGGGGTCCTTCGACTGCCCAGAAAAAGGCGGCCCATCCGCCTTCTTCTGTTTCTCTCAGCATGACAAAAGCAAACGCCCGGCCGGCGGTCGCCGGGCTCGATGTTCGAGTTTTTCGATTCGGCAATTCCGCAGTTCGGCAATTCGGCAGTCCAGCTACTCCGCCACGCTGACCACCTGCAGCACTTCCTCCACGCTGGTGTGGCCTTCGCGCAGCAGGATCGCCGCATAAGCCTTGAGGTCGAGCATGCCGGCCCTGAGCGCGGCCGCAGAAATTTCTTCCGTCGTGGCCCCGCGCGAGACCAGGTTGCGCAGCTCCTGGTTCATCTTCAGGACTTCGTAAATGCCGATGCGGCCCTTGAAGCCCGATCCGTTGCAAGCGTCGCAACCCTTCTTCTTGTAGAGCGTCACCTTCTCGCCCGGCTTGGTGCGCTTGATCCCCATGTACTCGATGGTGGCGTCGTCGGCTTCGTAGGGCTCTTTGCAGTGCTTGCACAGGCGCCGCGTCAGGCGCTGCGCCAGGACGCCGATGGTGGACGAGGAGATCAGGAACGGCTCCACGCCCATCTCGTGCAGCCGGGTAAACGCGCCCGAGGCGGAATTGGTGTGCAGCGTGGTGAACACCAGGTGCCCGGTGAGCGCGGCTTCCACCGAGATGTGCGCCGTTTCCTTGTCGCGCGTCTCGCCGACCAGGATCACGTCGGGGTCCTGGCGGAGAAAGGCGCGCAGAGCGCGCGCGAAGTCCAGGCCGATGTCCTTGTTCATCTGCACCTGCGTGATGCCCGCCAGGTCGTACTCGATCGGGTCCTCGGCGGTCGAGATGTTGATCGTGGGATCGTTGATCTCCGACAGCGCCGAGTACAACGTGGTCGTCTTGCCCGAGCCGGTCGGGCCGGTCACGTAGATGATGCCGTACGGCTGGTTGATGAACTCGCGCACCATCTTCAGCGTCTCCTGGTGCGAGATGAGCAGTTCGAGGCCCAGCGTGGTGTTCGACTTGTCGAGAATGCGCATACAAACTTTCTCGCCCCACTTGCCCGGAATGGTGGAGACGCGAAAGTCGATGGGCTTGCCTTCCATGTTGACGCTGATGCGTCCGTCCTGCGGCAGGCGCTTCTCGGAGATGTCGAGCTTGGCAATGATCTTCAGGCGCGAGATCAGGCCCATCTGCGCCTTCTTGGGCAGGGTCTGGATCACCTGGAGCAGGCCGTCCTGCCGGTAGCGGACCACCACCTCCGTCTCCATCGGCTCGATGTGAATGTCGCTCGCCCCGCGCTTGATCGCCAGGCCCAGGATGGAATTCGCGAGGCGGATGATGGGCGCGTCCTCCGACGCCGTCATCAGGTCCTGCTTGGTTTCGCTGCCGGGAGCGGCAGCGACGTCTTCCAGTTGCAGGTCGCGGATCAGGTCCGATTGCAGGATGTCGAGCATGCCGGTGGGTGCGGCGGCGGCGGGCGCGGCCGCTGCCGCCGTAACCGCCGTGGACACCGTCACCCCGGAAAGGCCCACGCCGGAAAGCGTCGGCGAGGCCGGAGAAGCCGCGGAGTTCGCCGCCTCGGCGGCCGCCTGCTCCTTCTTCATCAGTTCGTTGTAGGTCGAGCCCATGAACTTCTTGAAATCTTCTTCGCTGATCGCGACCGGCTCCACCATCACGCCCTTGATGATGCGCCGCACGTCGTCGAGCGCCATGAGATTGTTGGGATTGACCATGGCCAGCGTGAGCCGGTTGTTGATGAACGCCACCGGAATGATCTTGTGCTGGTTCATCATCGCGGCCGGGACCAGCGTGACCACGCGCGAATCAACCTGCAGCTTGGAAAGGTTGATGAACTCGATGCCTACCTGCTGGCTCGCCTTGGCCAGCCGTTCGGCAAGGATCGTAGTGAGCGCCACCCCAATCTTGGGATACTGAATCAGCAGCTCCTGGAAGTCCTTCTGCTCGAGGACAGCGCAACTGGTCGGCTGAATCGTCAGCACCGTCGCCGTGCGCGGCTTGCCGGTGAGCAACGACATTTCGCCGAAGTTCTGCCCCGGGCCCATTTCCGAAAGCAGGAAGTCGATGCCGGTGGAGCTGTCCTTCTTGCGCACCTCCACCTGGCCGGCCGTGATGAAGAACATGGAGCTGCCAGGCGCGCCCTCGCGCACGATCACCTGGTTGGGCGGAAATTCCCGGCGCTTCATGCGCTTCACGACCTCGGTGCACTCCTCGGTCGAAAGGCCGCTGAACAGCTGGATGCGCTGCAAAAAGTGCTGCGTTCCTTCGGATGCGGGCGCCGTGGCGGAACTGACCATTGCGTGGGTCTCCTGGTATCGGTGAAGAGGGGGAGAGCGGCCGGATTATATCCCGAAAGGCAGAGCAATCAGCACTCAGCGGCCCGAAGGGCAGAGCAATCAGCACTCAGCGGTCAGCATTCAGCCCCCGAACGTCCCGCTTCGATCTGGCCCTCGATTGCGGTCATGCATGGGCTGAATGCTGAGTGCTGATTGCTGAGCGCTGCTCTAGAATCTCTCCATGCGCTCCATTCTCCGCATGGCGTTGCTGGGGCTGATCCTGGTGCTGGTGGCGGCCGTCTCCGGCTTGACGGCGATGCGCTTCGCCATCCACGGGCGCGAGGTGAGCGTGCCCAAACTGATCGGGCTGACGCCGGCGGAGGCGCGGCGCGTGGCCGCCGACAACGGCCTGCTGCTCAACATCGAAAGCCACTTCTATTCCGCCGACGTGCCGGAAGGCCGCATCGTGACGCAGGTGCCGCCGGCGGGCGTGACCGTGCGCCGCGGATGGCAGGTGCGCGTGGCCGAAAGCCTCGGCCCGCAGCGGCGCGTGGTCCCCAGCGTGCTCGGCGAGAGCCAGCGCGCCGCCGAGATCAACCTGCGGCGCCGCGGCCTCGACCTGGGCACGATCGCACAGGCGCAAATTCCCGGCGCCGAACCCGACCAGGTTCTGGCGCAGAGTCCCACGCCGAACGCCGCCGGCGCGGCAGCCCCAACGGTGAGCATCCTGGTGGCCGCAACACCGGAACCGCCGCAGTTCCTCATGCCCGACCTGAGCGGGCAGCGCCTCGCCGATGTCTCCAAAAAACTGCTCGCCGCCGGAATGCACCTGGGAAAAGTGACCGAGGTCGAAGGCGCGAGCGGCCCCACGGGAACGGTGGTGCGCCAGGCGCCCGCGCCAGGGCAGAAAGTGGTGGCGGGCACGGCCGTGAACCTGGACGTGGCGAAATAGATGGACAACTTGCCGCGGATGAACGCGGCTTTGCGCCGATCAGGCAATTCAGAAAACAAATCAGCCCAGCCGCTCGCCGGGTTGCAGCCGGTATCCGTTGACGAAGTCGTGCGCCGGCATTCGCCTTTTTCCTTCCGGCTGGACCTCGAGCAGCTCCAAGGCGCTTTCATCGCCGCATCCTGCGACGAGGCGATCGCCGTCCACGCGCAGTTCGCCGGGCTTGAGTTGCATCCTGGCCTCGGCCGGTTGCGCCTGCCACACGTTCAGGTTCTTCCCGCGAAATGTGGTGAACGCGCCCGGCCATGGCTGGAAGCCGCGCAGGCGATTGTGCAGCTCGCGCGCGGGACGCTGGAAGTCCATCCGCCCCTCGTCCTTCCTCAGGACGGGCGCGAGCGTGGCCAGAGAATTCTCCTGCCGGCGCGGCGTGATTCCGCCCGCGTCGAGCGAGCGCAGAGTTTCCACCACGAGCGCCGCGCCGGCGGCGGCGAGGCGCGGCGCAAGCGTGACCGCCGTGTCCGCAGGCCTGATCGGCTCTTCGCGTTGCAGCAGGATGTCGCCGGTGTCGAGGCCTTCATCAATGCGCATGGTGGTGACGCCGGTGACGCTCTCGCCGCGCGCGATCGCCCACTGCACCGGCGCAGCGCCGCGGTACTTGGGCAGCAGCGAGGCGTGCAGGTTGATGTTGCCCAGCGGTGGGAGCGCGATCATCCACGCCGGAATCATGCGGCCATAGCCCACCACCACGATGGCGCGCGGCGCGATGGCCTCCAGTTGCGCGCGGAACTGCAGATTGCTTTTGATCTTCTCCGGCTGCACGACCGGCAGCGCGAGTTCGTCGGCGCGGCGCTTCACCGGGCTCGGTGTTACTTCCAGGCCGCGTCCGCGGGGACGGTCGGGCTGGGTCACGACCAGACGCACGCGAAATCCGCCCTCGACCAGGGCGTTCAGCGTGGGGACCGCGAATTCGGGCGTGCCGCAGAAGATGACGTCCACGTTGACGGTTTTCTCCCGGTCATGCTGAGCGGAGGCTTGCGGCGAAGCGGCCAGCCGCAGTCGAAGCATCCCTGCATGCATCGAGAATGTGCCGCGAACAGGGACCCTTCGACTCGCCTCCCGCAAAACTACGCTCGAGGCTCGCTCAGGATGACCGATTGTAACGGGAGACGTTCGGTGACGGGGCTACGCGCCTGCCGCTACGCCTGCCTGCTCGTGCGCGTGGTAGCTGGAGCGCACCAGCGGGCCGGACTCCACGTGGCGGAAGCCCATGCGTTCGGCCTCTTCCTTCATGAAGGCGAACTCTTCCGGGGTGTAGTAGCGCGCGATGGGCAGGTGGTCGCGCGACGGGCGCAGATACTGGCCGACGGTAAGGATGTCCACCTGCTCGCGCGCGAGGTCGCGGAAGACGTCGATGAGTTCGGAGGTCGTCTCGC is a window from the Terriglobales bacterium genome containing:
- a CDS encoding DUF2905 domain-containing protein is translated as MPALGKVLVMFGALIVLVGLLLMLAGRTNLPIGRLPGDIVYRGKNVTFYFPLATSLLLSVVLSLVFYLIGRLGR
- the fmt gene encoding methionyl-tRNA formyltransferase, whose product is MLRLRLAASPQASAQHDREKTVNVDVIFCGTPEFAVPTLNALVEGGFRVRLVVTQPDRPRGRGLEVTPSPVKRRADELALPVVQPEKIKSNLQFRAQLEAIAPRAIVVVGYGRMIPAWMIALPPLGNINLHASLLPKYRGAAPVQWAIARGESVTGVTTMRIDEGLDTGDILLQREEPIRPADTAVTLAPRLAAAGAALVVETLRSLDAGGITPRRQENSLATLAPVLRKDEGRMDFQRPARELHNRLRGFQPWPGAFTTFRGKNLNVWQAQPAEARMQLKPGELRVDGDRLVAGCGDESALELLEVQPEGKRRMPAHDFVNGYRLQPGERLG
- a CDS encoding PASTA domain-containing protein, whose translation is MRSILRMALLGLILVLVAAVSGLTAMRFAIHGREVSVPKLIGLTPAEARRVAADNGLLLNIESHFYSADVPEGRIVTQVPPAGVTVRRGWQVRVAESLGPQRRVVPSVLGESQRAAEINLRRRGLDLGTIAQAQIPGAEPDQVLAQSPTPNAAGAAAPTVSILVAATPEPPQFLMPDLSGQRLADVSKKLLAAGMHLGKVTEVEGASGPTGTVVRQAPAPGQKVVAGTAVNLDVAK
- a CDS encoding ATPase, T2SS/T4P/T4SS family, with product MVSSATAPASEGTQHFLQRIQLFSGLSTEECTEVVKRMKRREFPPNQVIVREGAPGSSMFFITAGQVEVRKKDSSTGIDFLLSEMGPGQNFGEMSLLTGKPRTATVLTIQPTSCAVLEQKDFQELLIQYPKIGVALTTILAERLAKASQQVGIEFINLSKLQVDSRVVTLVPAAMMNQHKIIPVAFINNRLTLAMVNPNNLMALDDVRRIIKGVMVEPVAISEEDFKKFMGSTYNELMKKEQAAAEAANSAASPASPTLSGVGLSGVTVSTAVTAAAAAPAAAAPTGMLDILQSDLIRDLQLEDVAAAPGSETKQDLMTASEDAPIIRLANSILGLAIKRGASDIHIEPMETEVVVRYRQDGLLQVIQTLPKKAQMGLISRLKIIAKLDISEKRLPQDGRISVNMEGKPIDFRVSTIPGKWGEKVCMRILDKSNTTLGLELLISHQETLKMVREFINQPYGIIYVTGPTGSGKTTTLYSALSEINDPTINISTAEDPIEYDLAGITQVQMNKDIGLDFARALRAFLRQDPDVILVGETRDKETAHISVEAALTGHLVFTTLHTNSASGAFTRLHEMGVEPFLISSSTIGVLAQRLTRRLCKHCKEPYEADDATIEYMGIKRTKPGEKVTLYKKKGCDACNGSGFKGRIGIYEVLKMNQELRNLVSRGATTEEISAAALRAGMLDLKAYAAILLREGHTSVEEVLQVVSVAE
- a CDS encoding 23S rRNA (pseudouridine(1915)-N(3))-methyltransferase RlmH; its protein translation is MKLKLAWIGKTKEAAIASLTAEYLKRLGRYVSTEGIELKSETALREFAAKQRATLVLLDVRGKQMSSEELAAFFRDHQQRGTQTLLFAIGPAGGFTDAARRAAAVQLSLGKMTLPHELARVVVAEQLYRAFTVLAGHPYHRGH